One Streptomyces sp. CNQ-509 DNA window includes the following coding sequences:
- a CDS encoding sulfite exporter TauE/SafE family protein: MAGVLLLGASVQRLAGIGLALVAGPALALVLGPAEGVRLSNCAAGAISAFGLAAVWRQVRPRAMVPLLAAAVCTVPIGAVTASRLPAPVLLTGMGAMVCGAVGLVMAGARAESLRGTGGAVTAGAVSGFMNSSAGIGGPAVSLYAVNAGWTVREFVPNALFYGVVINIFSVAAKGPPDLSAAAWALCAAAVAAGALIGRALGDRVPEAPARWLVLILGLAGGAATLTKGLLGL, from the coding sequence ATGGCCGGAGTCCTGCTGCTCGGGGCGTCCGTGCAGCGGCTCGCGGGCATCGGCCTCGCGCTGGTCGCGGGGCCGGCGCTCGCGCTGGTCCTCGGCCCGGCGGAGGGCGTCCGGCTCTCCAACTGCGCCGCGGGCGCCATCAGCGCGTTCGGCCTGGCCGCCGTCTGGCGGCAGGTCAGGCCACGCGCCATGGTGCCGCTGCTGGCCGCCGCCGTCTGCACAGTGCCGATCGGTGCCGTCACCGCGTCCCGGCTGCCCGCGCCCGTCCTGCTGACCGGCATGGGCGCGATGGTCTGCGGTGCCGTGGGGCTCGTCATGGCCGGGGCCCGCGCCGAGTCCCTGCGCGGCACCGGCGGGGCGGTCACGGCCGGCGCGGTGAGCGGTTTCATGAACTCCTCCGCGGGCATCGGCGGTCCCGCCGTCTCGCTGTACGCCGTGAACGCCGGCTGGACGGTGCGGGAGTTCGTGCCGAACGCGCTCTTCTACGGCGTCGTCATCAACATCTTCTCGGTCGCCGCGAAGGGCCCGCCCGACCTCTCGGCCGCGGCGTGGGCGCTGTGCGCGGCGGCCGTCGCCGCGGGCGCGCTCATCGGCCGCGCCCTGGGCGACCGGGTGCCCGAGGCGCCCGCGCGCTGGCTGGTGCTGATCCTCGGGCTGGCCGGCGGCGCGGCGACCCTGACGAAGGGCCTCCTGGGTCTCTGA
- a CDS encoding TrmH family RNA methyltransferase: protein MSARPGASRSGRDAPAIRTRTPREVKRSRRPRAHSCWDHLYAAPLWPLHGANLGTLLRTCDAVGACLVVPRFPWVPEALARGNTLRRPVCVHWTGDPLRWLERQRAAGKSVLGVELADEAVRLADLPAARRATVMVLGHEQHGIPQDALDLLDEAVEIPMVGTGASLNVAVAGSLVLYRLAGLL, encoded by the coding sequence ATGAGCGCCCGCCCGGGGGCCAGCCGGTCCGGCAGGGACGCGCCGGCCATCCGCACCCGCACCCCCCGTGAGGTGAAGCGCAGCCGCCGCCCCCGCGCCCACTCCTGCTGGGACCACCTCTACGCCGCCCCGCTCTGGCCGCTCCACGGCGCCAACCTCGGTACGCTCCTGCGCACCTGTGACGCCGTCGGCGCCTGCCTCGTCGTGCCCCGCTTCCCCTGGGTCCCCGAGGCGCTGGCCCGCGGCAACACGCTGCGCCGCCCCGTCTGCGTGCACTGGACCGGCGACCCGCTGCGCTGGCTGGAGCGGCAGCGCGCCGCGGGCAAGAGCGTCCTCGGCGTCGAACTCGCCGACGAGGCGGTGCGCCTGGCCGATCTGCCGGCCGCCCGCCGCGCCACGGTGATGGTGCTCGGCCACGAGCAGCACGGCATCCCGCAGGACGCGCTCGACCTGCTCGACGAGGCCGTCGAGATACCCATGGTCGGCACCGGCGCCAGCCTCAACGTCGCCGTGGCCGGCTCCCTCGTCCTCTACCGGCTGGCCGGGCTGCTGTGA
- a CDS encoding enoyl-CoA hydratase/isomerase family protein, whose amino-acid sequence MSEGELRCGVDGGVATVVISNPAKRNAMTPDMWRALPGLLAGLATDRAVRAVVLTGAGGTFCAGADIGSLRTGSEGTQGLAEAAEESLAAFPKPTLAAVRGHCVGGGCQLAAACDLRFAAEDALFGVTPAKLGIVYPAGATRRLVRLVGPATAKYLLFSAELIGAARALRTGLADEVLPAAELGARVAEFTAVLAARSQLTQAAAKDFADTAGAYGDGGAAGDAGADAARIAHWARQARAAGDTAEGVAAFLERREPRFTWSV is encoded by the coding sequence ATGAGCGAAGGCGAGCTGCGGTGCGGCGTCGACGGCGGCGTGGCGACGGTGGTCATCAGCAACCCGGCCAAGCGCAACGCGATGACGCCGGACATGTGGCGCGCGCTGCCCGGGCTGCTGGCGGGGCTCGCCACCGACCGGGCGGTGCGTGCGGTGGTGCTCACCGGCGCCGGCGGCACGTTCTGCGCGGGCGCCGACATCGGCTCACTGCGGACCGGCAGCGAGGGCACGCAGGGCCTCGCCGAGGCCGCGGAGGAGTCGCTCGCCGCCTTCCCCAAGCCGACGCTCGCTGCCGTACGCGGGCACTGCGTGGGCGGCGGCTGCCAGCTCGCGGCGGCCTGCGACCTGCGGTTCGCCGCCGAGGACGCGCTGTTCGGGGTCACCCCGGCGAAGCTGGGCATCGTCTATCCGGCGGGTGCGACCCGCCGGCTGGTGCGTCTGGTGGGTCCGGCGACGGCGAAGTACCTGCTGTTCTCCGCCGAGTTGATCGGCGCCGCGCGGGCGCTGCGCACGGGCCTCGCGGACGAGGTGCTGCCCGCGGCGGAACTCGGCGCGCGGGTAGCGGAGTTCACCGCGGTACTCGCCGCCCGCTCACAGCTCACCCAGGCGGCGGCGAAGGACTTCGCCGACACGGCCGGGGCGTACGGGGACGGGGGCGCGGCCGGCGACGCCGGGGCGGACGCGGCGCGTATCGCGCACTGGGCCAGGCAGGCGCGCGCGGCGGGCGACACCGCGGAGGGCGTCGCCGCCTTCCTGGAGCGCCGCGAGCCGCGCTTCACCTGGTCCGTCTGA
- a CDS encoding LPFR motif small protein, which yields MRAIADALRMIGGAVAAIVTLPFRLAARLFGAASRGGRRARRRTV from the coding sequence ATGCGAGCCATCGCCGACGCCCTGCGCATGATCGGCGGCGCCGTTGCCGCGATCGTGACGCTCCCCTTCCGACTGGCCGCCCGCCTCTTCGGCGCCGCCTCCCGGGGCGGCCGCAGGGCCCGCCGCCGCACCGTCTGA
- a CDS encoding LysE family translocator — protein MDTHLLVLFLGVDLLLIATPGPDWLYIVARGLGQGRRAALYAVAGIGTGYAAHTVLAAVGLAAALGAVPGALPALRYAGAAYLVILAVQLLRSLRRTGGLRGAADGLVESDAGPSAATVLRQSLLTALLNPKGLLLYLALIPQFINPDAALPLGVQTAVLGLLHVVNCTLGYVLVALVSARAGSTFGRNPRAARRLSAVSAALLLATAGFTAGAH, from the coding sequence ATGGACACCCATCTGCTGGTGCTGTTCCTCGGCGTCGACCTCCTGCTCATCGCGACCCCCGGTCCCGACTGGCTCTACATCGTCGCCCGCGGGCTCGGCCAGGGCCGCCGGGCGGCGCTGTACGCCGTCGCGGGTATCGGCACCGGCTACGCGGCGCACACCGTGCTCGCCGCGGTCGGCCTCGCGGCGGCGCTGGGGGCCGTGCCCGGGGCGCTGCCGGCATTGCGCTACGCGGGGGCGGCGTACCTGGTGATTCTCGCCGTCCAACTGCTGCGGTCGCTGCGCCGCACGGGCGGCCTGCGCGGCGCGGCGGACGGGCTCGTCGAGTCCGACGCAGGGCCGAGCGCGGCGACGGTGCTGCGGCAGAGCCTGCTCACGGCGCTGCTCAACCCCAAGGGGCTGTTGCTGTACCTGGCGCTGATCCCGCAGTTCATCAACCCGGACGCGGCGCTGCCGCTGGGCGTGCAGACGGCGGTGCTGGGGCTGCTGCACGTCGTCAACTGCACGCTCGGCTACGTGCTGGTGGCGCTGGTGTCCGCCCGCGCCGGCAGCACGTTCGGCAGGAACCCGCGGGCGGCCCGCCGGCTCAGCGCGGTCTCGGCGGCGCTGCTGCTCGCCACCGCCGGCTTCACGGCCGGCGCCCACTGA
- a CDS encoding ABC-F family ATP-binding cassette domain-containing protein encodes MSFPSTPRAAASVICAGLAFTWPDGTTVFEDFDLAVGPGRTGLIGRNGTGKSTLLRLMAGELAPAAGTVKAAGTVGYLPQNLVLDTAARVDEALGIDGVRRALHAIESGDVAEEHFTAVGDDWDVEERARATLDQLGLAHVGLDRTIGEVSGGESVLLRLAALLMLRPDVLLLDEPTNNLDLKARRRLYAAVESWPGVMVIVSHDRELLDRVDQVADLRDGEVAWYGGNFTAYEEALAVEQEAAERTVRSAEADLRRQKRELAEAHEKLSKRKRYADKQFANKREPKIIMNLRKREAQVSAGKHRIMHEERLRDAKERLDEAEAAVRDDDEIRVDLSYTAVPAGRDVLMLRELELRYGARVPALQVRGPERIALTGRNGAGKSTLLRTIAGQLAPVAGSASVHVPLRYLPQRLDVLDDALSIVENVALLAPAATNQEIRSRLARFLFRQGRADQIVGTLSGGERFRATLAALMLADPAPQLLMLDEPTNNLDMASVRQLVKALESYEGALVVASHDVRFLRDIGITRWLVLDEELSDIEPL; translated from the coding sequence ATGTCATTTCCCTCCACGCCGCGCGCCGCGGCGTCCGTCATCTGCGCCGGGCTGGCCTTCACCTGGCCCGACGGCACCACCGTCTTCGAGGACTTCGACCTCGCCGTCGGCCCCGGCCGCACCGGGCTGATCGGCCGCAACGGCACGGGCAAGTCCACACTGCTGCGCCTGATGGCCGGGGAGCTGGCCCCCGCCGCCGGCACGGTCAAGGCCGCCGGCACGGTCGGCTACCTGCCGCAGAACCTCGTCCTGGACACCGCCGCGCGGGTCGACGAGGCGCTGGGCATCGACGGGGTGCGGCGTGCCCTGCACGCCATCGAGTCCGGTGACGTCGCCGAGGAGCACTTCACGGCCGTCGGCGACGACTGGGACGTCGAGGAGCGCGCCCGCGCCACCCTCGACCAGCTCGGCCTGGCGCACGTCGGCCTCGACCGCACCATCGGCGAGGTCTCCGGCGGCGAGTCGGTGCTGCTGCGGCTGGCCGCGCTGCTGATGCTGCGGCCGGACGTACTGCTGCTGGACGAGCCGACGAACAACCTCGATCTGAAAGCCCGCCGGCGGCTGTACGCGGCCGTGGAGTCGTGGCCGGGCGTGATGGTGATCGTCAGCCACGACCGCGAACTGCTCGACCGCGTCGACCAGGTCGCCGACCTGCGGGACGGCGAGGTCGCCTGGTACGGCGGCAACTTCACGGCGTACGAGGAGGCGCTGGCCGTCGAGCAGGAGGCCGCCGAGCGCACGGTGCGCTCCGCGGAGGCGGACCTGCGGCGGCAGAAGCGCGAGCTGGCCGAGGCGCACGAGAAGCTGAGCAAGCGCAAGCGGTACGCCGACAAGCAGTTCGCGAACAAGCGCGAGCCGAAGATCATCATGAACCTGCGCAAGCGCGAGGCCCAGGTCTCCGCGGGCAAGCACCGCATCATGCACGAGGAGCGGCTGAGGGACGCCAAGGAGCGGCTCGACGAGGCGGAGGCGGCGGTACGGGACGACGACGAGATCCGCGTCGACCTGTCGTACACCGCCGTGCCCGCGGGCCGGGACGTGCTCATGCTGCGCGAGCTGGAGCTGCGTTACGGCGCGCGGGTCCCGGCGCTGCAGGTGCGCGGCCCGGAGCGGATCGCGCTGACCGGGCGCAACGGCGCGGGCAAGTCCACGCTGCTGCGCACGATCGCCGGTCAGCTCGCGCCGGTGGCGGGCTCGGCCTCGGTGCACGTGCCGCTGCGCTACCTGCCGCAGCGGCTCGACGTGCTGGACGACGCGCTGAGCATCGTCGAGAACGTGGCCCTGCTGGCGCCCGCGGCGACCAACCAGGAGATCCGCTCGCGGCTGGCCCGCTTCCTCTTCCGGCAGGGCCGGGCGGACCAGATCGTCGGCACGCTGTCCGGCGGGGAGCGCTTCCGCGCCACGCTGGCGGCGCTGATGCTGGCGGATCCCGCGCCGCAGTTGCTGATGCTGGACGAGCCGACGAACAACCTGGACATGGCGAGCGTGCGGCAGTTGGTGAAGGCACTGGAGTCGTACGAGGGCGCGCTCGTGGTCGCCAGCCACGACGTGCGGTTCCTGCGCGACATCGGGATCACACGCTGGCTGGTGCTCGACGAGGAGCTGAGCGACATCGAGCCGCTGTAG
- the idi gene encoding isopentenyl-diphosphate Delta-isomerase, giving the protein MPAATTEEIMLELVDENGTTIGTAEKLSAHQAPGRLHRAFSVFLFDTAGRMLIQQRALGKYHSPGVWSNTCCGHPYPGESPLAAAARRTFEELGVSPALLAEAGTVTYHHPDPASGLVEHEYNHLFAGLLRAEPRPDADEVGAVAFVTPDELAKQHAENPFSAWFMTVLDAARPAIRELTGPSSGW; this is encoded by the coding sequence ATGCCGGCCGCTACCACCGAAGAGATCATGCTGGAGCTCGTCGACGAGAACGGCACCACGATCGGCACCGCCGAGAAGCTCTCCGCGCACCAGGCGCCGGGCCGGCTGCACCGGGCGTTCTCCGTGTTCCTCTTCGACACCGCGGGCAGGATGCTGATCCAGCAGCGGGCGCTCGGCAAGTACCACTCCCCCGGCGTGTGGTCCAACACCTGCTGCGGCCACCCGTATCCCGGCGAATCGCCGCTCGCCGCCGCGGCCCGCCGCACCTTCGAGGAACTGGGCGTCTCGCCCGCGCTGCTCGCCGAGGCCGGGACGGTCACGTACCACCACCCGGATCCCGCCTCGGGGCTGGTGGAGCACGAGTACAACCACCTCTTCGCCGGGCTGCTGCGAGCCGAGCCGCGGCCGGACGCGGACGAGGTCGGCGCGGTCGCCTTCGTCACGCCGGACGAGCTGGCAAAGCAGCACGCCGAGAACCCGTTCTCGGCGTGGTTCATGACGGTGCTCGACGCGGCCAGGCCGGCCATCCGGGAGCTGACGGGGCCGTCCTCGGGCTGGTGA
- a CDS encoding cation diffusion facilitator family transporter, whose product MGAGHDHSHGSSGGTASAAHRGRLRIALLLTLSVLGLQVAGGVITGSLALVADAGHMATDVVGLSMALLAIHFANRPTSERRTFGFARAEILAALANCLLLFGVGGYILYQAVMRFMDPPEIEGGLTFAFGAAGLVVNLISLALLMRGRRESLNVRGAFLEVLADALGSVAVIISALVIVTTGWQYADPVASLAIGSMIIPRTFRLLREALDVLLEAAPKDVDVSEVRTHILALPGVVELHDLHVWTITSGMPVISAHVVVKESVLQAVGQERLLHDLQGCLGDHFDVAHCTFQIEPVGHAEHEANLCH is encoded by the coding sequence ATGGGTGCAGGGCACGACCACTCCCACGGATCGTCAGGCGGCACGGCCTCCGCCGCCCACCGCGGCCGGCTGCGCATCGCCCTGCTCCTCACCCTGTCGGTGCTGGGGCTGCAGGTGGCCGGTGGGGTGATCACCGGCTCGCTGGCGCTGGTCGCGGACGCCGGGCACATGGCGACCGACGTGGTCGGGCTCTCCATGGCGCTGCTGGCGATCCACTTCGCGAACCGGCCGACGAGCGAACGGCGCACCTTCGGCTTCGCGCGGGCCGAGATCCTGGCGGCGCTGGCCAACTGTCTGCTGCTCTTCGGCGTCGGCGGCTACATCCTCTACCAGGCGGTCATGCGCTTCATGGACCCGCCGGAGATCGAGGGCGGGCTGACCTTCGCCTTCGGTGCCGCGGGCCTGGTGGTCAACCTGATCTCGCTGGCCCTGCTCATGCGCGGCCGGCGGGAGAGCCTGAACGTGCGCGGCGCCTTCCTGGAGGTACTGGCGGACGCGCTGGGCTCGGTCGCGGTGATCATCTCGGCGCTGGTCATCGTCACCACCGGCTGGCAGTACGCGGACCCGGTCGCCTCCCTCGCCATCGGCTCGATGATCATCCCGCGGACGTTCCGGCTCCTGCGCGAGGCGCTGGACGTGCTGCTGGAGGCGGCGCCGAAGGACGTGGACGTCTCCGAGGTACGGACGCACATCCTGGCGCTGCCGGGCGTGGTGGAGCTGCACGATCTGCACGTGTGGACGATCACCTCGGGGATGCCGGTGATATCGGCGCACGTGGTGGTGAAGGAGAGCGTGCTGCAGGCGGTGGGGCAGGAGAGGTTGCTGCACGATCTGCAGGGGTGCCTCGGCGATCACTTCGATGTCGCCCACTGCACGTTCCAGATCGAGCCGGTCGGACACGCGGAGCATGAGGCAAATCTCTGTCATTGA
- a CDS encoding FAD-dependent oxidoreductase, translating into MDSEVIVLGSGIIGLTTAVVLAEGGRRVAVWAREPAEETTSAVAGGLWWPYRIEPEHRVADWSVRSFDVYAQQAEHAAVTGVRMRTGLQLGAELTGLGPWRRALRDVRSADPAELPGEYATGVRATVPIVDTGTHLAHLRDRLTAAGGRVDRRAAGSLDEAGRAAPYVVNCTGLGARELVPDPDVRPVQGQLVVVENPGVEEWLVSAYKDATATLYALPQPYGLVLGGTAVEDAWGTEPDPAVAAGIVERGAAIVPEVARARVLGHRVGLRPARPAVRLEAERLPGGALCVHNYGHGGAGVTVAWGCAEEAAELLEA; encoded by the coding sequence ATGGATTCCGAAGTCATCGTGCTCGGCAGCGGCATCATCGGCCTGACCACCGCGGTCGTCCTGGCGGAAGGCGGGCGGCGGGTCGCGGTGTGGGCGCGGGAGCCGGCGGAGGAGACGACGTCTGCGGTCGCGGGCGGGCTGTGGTGGCCGTACCGGATCGAGCCGGAACACCGGGTCGCGGACTGGTCGGTGCGGTCGTTCGACGTGTACGCGCAGCAGGCGGAGCACGCGGCGGTGACGGGCGTGCGGATGCGGACGGGGCTGCAGCTCGGCGCCGAACTCACCGGCCTCGGGCCGTGGCGGCGCGCCCTGCGCGACGTGCGGTCGGCCGACCCCGCCGAGTTGCCCGGGGAGTACGCCACGGGCGTGCGCGCGACGGTGCCGATCGTGGACACCGGCACGCACCTGGCCCACCTGCGCGACCGGCTGACCGCGGCCGGCGGCCGGGTCGACCGGCGCGCCGCCGGCTCGCTGGATGAGGCCGGGCGCGCGGCCCCGTACGTCGTCAACTGCACCGGCCTCGGCGCCCGCGAGCTGGTGCCGGACCCCGATGTGCGCCCGGTGCAGGGGCAGCTCGTCGTCGTGGAGAACCCGGGCGTCGAGGAGTGGCTGGTGTCGGCGTACAAGGACGCGACGGCCACGCTGTACGCGCTCCCGCAGCCGTACGGGCTGGTGCTCGGCGGGACGGCCGTGGAGGACGCCTGGGGCACCGAGCCGGACCCCGCGGTGGCCGCCGGCATCGTCGAGCGCGGCGCGGCCATCGTGCCCGAGGTCGCCAGAGCCCGGGTCCTCGGCCACCGCGTCGGGCTGCGGCCAGCCAGGCCCGCCGTGCGGCTGGAGGCGGAGCGGCTGCCGGGCGGGGCGCTGTGCGTGCACAACTACGGGCACGGGGGCGCCGGGGTGACGGTGGCGTGGGGCTGCGCCGAGGAGGCCGCCGAACTCCTGGAGGCATAG
- a CDS encoding Lrp/AsnC family transcriptional regulator: MDAIDRAILRELQQDGRLSNTELAERVRLTPSPCLRRVRQLERDGVIRGYRALLDGEAVGRGFHAFVTVALAQEDRATVAEFESTIRERAEVVEAHRVFGDTDFLLRVAVRDLPAYEKFNTEVLLALPGVARVTSHLTMKTVKEDRGLPVR, encoded by the coding sequence ATGGACGCCATAGACCGCGCGATCCTGCGCGAACTCCAGCAGGACGGTCGCCTCAGCAACACCGAGCTGGCCGAGCGGGTCCGTCTGACCCCCTCCCCCTGTCTGCGCCGGGTGCGGCAGTTGGAGCGGGACGGCGTGATCCGCGGCTACCGCGCGCTGCTCGACGGCGAAGCCGTCGGCCGGGGCTTCCATGCCTTCGTCACGGTGGCGCTGGCGCAGGAGGACCGGGCGACGGTGGCCGAGTTCGAGAGCACGATCCGGGAGCGTGCCGAGGTCGTGGAGGCGCACCGCGTCTTCGGCGACACCGACTTCCTGTTGCGCGTCGCGGTCAGGGACCTGCCCGCGTACGAGAAATTCAACACCGAGGTGCTGCTCGCGCTCCCGGGGGTGGCCCGGGTGACGTCGCACCTGACGATGAAGACCGTCAAGGAGGACCGGGGGCTGCCCGTACGGTGA
- a CDS encoding ATP-binding protein, giving the protein MSDGGSLRPESGQVVPAAYEGTWKFDAPALDSSVPQSRHAVRDLLVRRRVPIGDDLLQGVLLIVSELVTNAVRHAGVLSPEIGVELSVGAGWVRVAVRDQHPYRPRALQADDEETGGRGLLLVKVITSEAGGACDVQHTVDGGKVIWASLPLAGVTSPRTAPSAPGWPAWPRRAPS; this is encoded by the coding sequence GTGAGCGACGGCGGCAGTCTGAGACCCGAGTCCGGCCAGGTGGTCCCGGCGGCGTACGAGGGCACCTGGAAGTTCGACGCCCCGGCGCTCGACTCCTCCGTGCCCCAGTCCCGGCACGCCGTACGCGACCTCCTCGTCCGGCGGCGCGTCCCCATCGGTGACGACCTCTTGCAGGGCGTGCTGCTGATCGTCTCGGAGCTGGTGACGAACGCGGTCCGGCACGCCGGCGTGCTCTCCCCGGAGATCGGCGTCGAGCTGTCGGTCGGTGCCGGCTGGGTCCGCGTCGCCGTCCGGGACCAGCACCCGTACCGCCCCAGGGCCCTTCAGGCGGACGACGAGGAGACGGGCGGCCGGGGACTGCTGCTGGTCAAGGTGATCACGAGTGAGGCCGGCGGCGCCTGCGACGTGCAGCACACCGTCGACGGCGGGAAGGTGATCTGGGCCTCCCTCCCGCTCGCCGGCGTCACCAGCCCGAGGACGGCCCCGTCAGCTCCCGGATGGCCGGCCTGGCCGCGTCGAGCACCGTCATGA
- a CDS encoding Tex family protein — translation MTESGADVTASVSIEARIAEELGVRERQITAAVRLLDDGATVPFIARYRKEATEMLDDAQLRTAEERLRYLRELEERRAAILESVRGQGKLTEELEAQIRAADSKARLEDVYLPYKPKRRTKAQIAREAGLEPLADGLLADPSVAPLAAATAFVDADKGVADPAAALEGARAILTERFGEDADLIGELRERMWTHGRAVAKVREGKEEAGAKFSDYFDFAEPLTDLPSHRILALFRGEKEEVLDLALEPDAPGEAEQEGPSAYERAIAARFGVENRGRPADPWLAETVRWAWRTRILVHLGIDLRLRLRTAAEDQAVDVFAANLRDLLLAAPAGTRPTLGLDPGLRTGVKAAVVDATGKVAATATVYPHAPARKWDEALAVLAELARVHAVELVAIGNGTASRETDKLAADLIAAQPELKLTKVMVSEAGASVYSASAFASQELPELDVSLRGAVSIARRLQDPLAELVKIDPKSIGVGQYQHDLSEAKLSRSLDAVVEDCVNGVGVDLNTASAPLLARVSGIGTGLAENIVAHRDAHGPFRSRAALKDVPRLGPKAFEQCAGFLRIRDGEDPLDASGVHPEAYPVVRRMVKAGGAEVAALIGDTRTLRSLKPQDFTDERFGLPTVTDILKELEKPGRDPRPAFRTAVFKEGVEKIGDLQQGMVLEGVVTNVAAFGAFVDVGVHQDGLVHVSAMSKTFVKDPREVAKPGDIVKVKVLDVDVPRKRISLTLRLDDEPGKPAGGGGRGGGRERDRQGPPRQRGGGPGGGQGSGGQGAGGGRQRGGGGGGRRRETQPENSEMADALRRAGLLGGGGRSGGGGGNGRRGKR, via the coding sequence ATGACAGAAAGCGGGGCGGACGTGACGGCGTCGGTATCGATTGAGGCCAGGATCGCCGAGGAGCTCGGCGTACGCGAGCGGCAGATCACGGCGGCGGTGCGGCTGCTCGACGACGGCGCCACCGTGCCGTTCATCGCCCGCTACCGCAAAGAGGCGACGGAGATGCTCGACGACGCGCAGTTGCGCACCGCCGAGGAACGGCTGCGGTATCTGCGGGAGCTGGAGGAGCGGCGGGCGGCGATCCTGGAGTCCGTGCGCGGCCAGGGCAAGCTCACCGAGGAACTGGAGGCGCAGATCCGTGCCGCCGACTCCAAGGCGCGGCTGGAGGACGTCTACCTGCCGTACAAGCCGAAGCGGCGGACCAAGGCGCAGATCGCCCGCGAGGCCGGCCTGGAGCCGCTGGCCGACGGGCTGCTGGCCGACCCCTCGGTGGCGCCGCTCGCGGCGGCCACCGCGTTCGTGGACGCCGACAAGGGCGTGGCCGACCCGGCAGCGGCCCTGGAGGGCGCGCGGGCCATCCTCACCGAGCGGTTCGGCGAGGACGCCGACCTCATCGGCGAGCTGCGCGAGCGGATGTGGACGCACGGCCGCGCGGTCGCCAAGGTGCGCGAGGGCAAGGAGGAGGCGGGCGCGAAGTTCTCGGACTACTTCGACTTCGCCGAGCCGCTGACCGACCTGCCGTCGCACCGCATCCTCGCCCTCTTCCGCGGCGAGAAGGAGGAGGTCCTCGACCTCGCCCTGGAGCCCGACGCGCCCGGCGAGGCGGAGCAGGAGGGCCCGTCGGCGTACGAGCGCGCCATCGCGGCCCGGTTCGGCGTGGAGAACCGGGGCAGGCCCGCCGACCCCTGGCTCGCCGAGACGGTCCGCTGGGCGTGGCGCACGCGCATCCTGGTGCACCTCGGCATCGACCTGCGGCTGCGGCTGCGCACGGCCGCGGAGGACCAGGCGGTGGACGTCTTCGCCGCCAACCTGCGGGACCTGCTGCTGGCCGCCCCGGCGGGGACGCGCCCCACGCTGGGCCTGGACCCCGGGCTGCGTACGGGCGTGAAGGCCGCCGTCGTCGACGCCACCGGCAAGGTCGCCGCCACCGCGACGGTCTACCCGCACGCGCCGGCCCGCAAGTGGGACGAGGCCCTTGCCGTCCTGGCCGAACTGGCGCGCGTCCACGCGGTGGAGCTGGTCGCGATCGGCAACGGCACGGCCTCCCGGGAGACCGACAAGCTGGCCGCCGACCTGATCGCCGCGCAGCCCGAGCTGAAGCTGACGAAGGTGATGGTCTCGGAGGCCGGGGCGTCGGTCTACTCGGCGTCGGCGTTCGCCTCGCAGGAGCTGCCCGAGCTGGACGTGTCTCTGCGCGGCGCGGTGTCCATCGCGCGGCGGCTCCAGGACCCGCTGGCCGAGCTGGTGAAGATCGACCCGAAGTCGATCGGCGTCGGCCAGTACCAGCACGATCTGTCGGAGGCGAAGCTGTCGCGGTCCCTGGACGCGGTCGTGGAGGACTGCGTCAACGGCGTGGGCGTCGACCTCAACACCGCCTCGGCGCCGCTGCTGGCCCGCGTCTCCGGCATCGGCACGGGGCTCGCGGAGAACATCGTGGCGCACCGCGACGCCCACGGTCCTTTCCGCAGCCGCGCGGCGCTCAAGGACGTGCCGAGGCTGGGGCCGAAGGCGTTCGAGCAGTGCGCGGGCTTCCTGCGCATCCGCGACGGCGAGGACCCGCTGGACGCCTCCGGCGTGCACCCGGAGGCGTATCCGGTGGTGCGGCGGATGGTGAAGGCGGGCGGCGCGGAGGTGGCGGCGCTGATCGGCGACACGCGGACGCTGCGGTCGCTGAAGCCGCAGGACTTCACCGACGAGCGGTTCGGGCTGCCGACGGTGACGGACATCCTCAAGGAGCTGGAGAAGCCGGGGCGCGACCCGCGGCCGGCTTTCCGGACGGCGGTGTTCAAGGAGGGCGTGGAGAAGATCGGCGACCTGCAGCAGGGGATGGTGCTGGAGGGCGTGGTGACGAACGTGGCCGCGTTCGGGGCGTTCGTGGACGTGGGCGTGCACCAGGACGGGCTGGTGCACGTGTCGGCGATGTCGAAGACGTTCGTGAAGGACCCGCGCGAGGTCGCCAAGCCCGGCGACATCGTGAAGGTGAAGGTGCTGGACGTGGACGTGCCGCGGAAGCGGATCTCGCTGACGCTGCGGCTGGACGACGAGCCGGGCAAGCCGGCGGGCGGCGGCGGCCGGGGCGGCGGGCGCGAGCGCGACCGGCAGGGCCCGCCGCGGCAGCGCGGCGGTGGCCCAGGCGGCGGCCAGGGTAGTGGCGGCCAGGGCGCGGGCGGCGGCCGGCAGCGCGGTGGCGGCGGCGGTGGCCGGCGCCGTGAGACGCAGCCGGAGAACAGCGAGATGGCGGACGCGCTGCGCCGCGCCGGGCTGCTCGGCGGCGGCGGCCGGAGCGGCGGCGGTGGCGGCAACGGCCGCCGCGGCAAGCGCTGA